A region from the Salifodinibacter halophilus genome encodes:
- a CDS encoding PAS domain-containing protein has translation MDPDLLLSSLNTAIVCVDDTLRITYTNTAGEVLFGVSARQCRGQPLTRIVPSLESHQPHLQWAQTEGTIYTLHELHLGTGTGSSSRVDVTLTPFTDPDTRRCLALEFTVRDQQLRIARDIEMRSQYLANRDMFRGLAHEIKNPLGGLRGAAQLLERESDNSDLHQFTNVIIREADRLQKLVDGMLGPRGEQECRWISLHEPIEHVCTLISTNLPESIVLRRDYDPSIPDILADREQLIQVVFNLATNAIEVLENTGEITIRTRTQRRFTIGGVQHRLVARIDIIDNGPGIPADLLPRIFHPLVTARADGTGMGLPIAQYLIQEHGGRIECDSRSGRTVFSVFFPLDTDL, from the coding sequence ATCGATCCTGACTTACTCTTAAGCAGCCTCAACACGGCCATCGTCTGCGTCGACGACACGCTGCGGATCACCTATACCAATACGGCCGGGGAAGTCCTTTTCGGTGTTTCAGCTCGCCAATGCCGTGGACAGCCCCTGACTCGCATCGTGCCCTCGCTCGAATCGCATCAGCCACATCTGCAGTGGGCGCAAACGGAAGGAACGATCTACACGCTACATGAATTGCATCTGGGAACCGGAACAGGATCGTCATCACGCGTCGATGTGACTTTAACGCCGTTCACCGATCCGGACACACGCAGATGCCTGGCTTTGGAGTTCACGGTGCGCGATCAACAATTGCGCATAGCGCGTGACATTGAAATGCGTTCACAGTATCTGGCCAATCGCGACATGTTTCGCGGCCTGGCGCACGAGATAAAAAACCCACTAGGTGGTTTGCGGGGGGCGGCACAACTACTCGAACGCGAAAGCGATAACAGCGATTTACATCAATTCACCAACGTCATCATCCGCGAGGCCGACCGACTGCAAAAACTGGTTGATGGCATGCTCGGCCCACGGGGTGAACAGGAATGCCGTTGGATCAGCTTGCATGAGCCGATCGAGCACGTATGCACACTGATCTCCACGAACCTCCCGGAATCAATCGTGCTAAGACGCGATTACGACCCCAGCATCCCGGATATCCTGGCCGACCGGGAACAACTCATACAAGTGGTGTTCAACCTAGCCACCAACGCCATTGAGGTATTAGAAAATACGGGCGAAATCACGATTCGCACACGAACCCAGCGCCGTTTCACGATTGGTGGCGTACAGCATCGCTTGGTCGCACGCATTGATATCATCGACAATGGCCCCGGGATCCCAGCGGATTTATTGCCACGCATTTTTCATCCACTGGTGACCGCCCGTGCCGATGGCACCGGCATGGGCCTGCCTATCG
- a CDS encoding YbhB/YbcL family Raf kinase inhibitor-like protein — MAFALSNMHIETPAFAAGDAIPMRHSAEGDNLSPALSWQGAPAETSAFAVICHDPDAPLVQNGTYGFVHWVLYNLDADTMHLDEATDLGTTGPNDFGEHGYGGPMPPEGHGTHNYYFWVLALDEPVALPDGLNLPQLLAHVEPHLIGMDRLIGTYER; from the coding sequence ATGGCTTTTGCGCTGTCGAACATGCATATCGAGACACCGGCTTTTGCCGCCGGCGACGCCATTCCGATGCGGCATTCAGCCGAGGGCGATAATCTCTCGCCGGCGCTGTCCTGGCAGGGGGCACCGGCGGAAACATCCGCGTTTGCCGTGATCTGTCACGATCCGGACGCGCCGCTGGTGCAGAATGGCACGTATGGCTTCGTGCACTGGGTGCTGTACAACCTCGACGCCGACACGATGCACCTCGACGAAGCGACCGATCTCGGCACGACCGGCCCCAACGATTTCGGCGAGCATGGCTACGGCGGCCCCATGCCGCCCGAGGGTCACGGCACGCATAATTATTACTTCTGGGTGTTGGCGCTCGATGAACCGGTTGCGCTACCAGACGGTCTGAATTTGCCGCAGTTACTGGCGCACGTCGAACCGCATCTCATCGGCATGGATCGCTTGATCGGCACCTACGAGCGTTGA
- a CDS encoding nucleotide sugar dehydrogenase, which translates to MANSQTVAIVGLGYVGLPLVLQCIDSGLGVIGLDTDPTKVQALNSGRSYLQHLDSERIARLPERAFEATGDYARLTTVDAVILCVPTPLDEQQTPDLSFLTSSMEAIAPRLRAGQLVALESTSYPGTTEEAVAPIIERHELVVGRDIALVFCPERADPGNEQCTTRAIPKVLGGITPFCRERGIAFYEQMIDRVVPVSSARAAEMTKLLENIHRAVNIGLVNEMKVVADAMAIDIHEVITAAATKPFGFTPYRPGPGLGGHCIPIDPFYLTWKARAYGVDTRLTEVAGQINHAMPLYVVDKIAAALNDRYKAVRGSRILILGLAYKKNIDDMRETPAAKIMSELSKRGAELAYSDPHIPTFAPMRAYQFDLSSIDATPEHLAAQDCVVIVTDHDAFDYAAIAANADLVVDTRARLSEHAPNVVRA; encoded by the coding sequence ATGGCAAATTCACAGACTGTTGCCATCGTCGGACTGGGCTACGTCGGCCTGCCGCTCGTGCTTCAATGTATCGATTCTGGCTTGGGCGTCATCGGACTGGATACCGACCCAACCAAAGTCCAGGCGCTAAACAGCGGTCGCTCATATCTACAGCATCTGGATAGCGAACGTATTGCGCGGTTGCCCGAGCGCGCGTTTGAAGCGACTGGTGATTATGCACGGCTGACCACTGTGGATGCCGTCATACTCTGCGTGCCGACACCGCTGGACGAGCAGCAGACACCCGATCTGTCGTTTTTAACCAGCTCAATGGAAGCGATCGCGCCCCGTCTTCGGGCGGGCCAGTTGGTCGCACTCGAAAGTACGAGCTACCCCGGCACGACCGAAGAAGCCGTAGCGCCGATTATCGAGCGGCACGAGCTCGTCGTAGGCCGCGATATCGCACTCGTGTTTTGTCCGGAACGCGCCGACCCCGGCAACGAACAGTGCACCACCCGCGCGATCCCGAAGGTCCTCGGCGGCATCACGCCCTTCTGTCGCGAGCGGGGTATCGCATTCTACGAACAGATGATTGATCGGGTCGTCCCCGTGTCGTCGGCACGAGCGGCGGAAATGACCAAACTGTTGGAAAACATCCACCGCGCCGTGAATATCGGGTTGGTCAACGAAATGAAAGTCGTCGCCGACGCCATGGCTATCGACATCCACGAAGTAATCACTGCGGCCGCCACCAAGCCGTTCGGTTTTACCCCCTATCGTCCCGGTCCCGGCCTGGGTGGGCACTGCATTCCAATCGACCCGTTCTACCTGACTTGGAAAGCGCGCGCGTATGGTGTCGACACACGCTTGACCGAAGTCGCCGGACAAATCAATCACGCTATGCCGTTGTACGTGGTCGACAAGATTGCCGCGGCATTGAATGATCGCTACAAAGCAGTACGCGGCAGCCGCATCCTTATACTCGGCCTAGCCTACAAAAAGAACATCGACGACATGCGGGAAACACCGGCTGCCAAGATCATGTCGGAATTATCCAAGCGCGGTGCCGAATTGGCCTACAGCGATCCGCACATCCCGACATTCGCGCCCATGCGCGCCTATCAGTTCGATCTTTCCAGTATCGATGCGACGCCCGAACATCTGGCCGCACAGGACTGCGTAGTCATCGTTACCGACCACGACGCGTTCGACTACGCGGCGATTGCGGCTAACGCCGATCTAGTCGTCGATACCCGGGCCCGTCTATCCGAACACGCGCCAAACGTCGTACGCGCCTGA
- the argH gene encoding argininosuccinate lyase yields the protein MTRNQKTWGGRFASAPARRVQAFTESVSFDQRLAEADIRGSIAHARMLAKIGVLGDDEFESIAAGLARIRERIEHDDFEWHIELEDVHMNIESALTDEIGELGKKLHTARSRNDQIATDVRLWLRDAIDELVDNLDALRRTLIELAEREAHTILPGLTHLQVAQPVTFGHHMLAWEAMLARDSERLADVRGRVNRLPLGSAALAGTTFAIDRRMVADELGFADVIDNSLDAVSDRDFAVEFASVASLVMTHLSRAAEEIVMWVAPACGFIELPDAYCTGSSIMPQKKNPDIAELIRGKTGRANGHLTALLTASKGQPLAYNRDNQEDKQPLFDLVDTVHDSVLVFNDMLANVQINADNCRLAAQRGYATATDLADYLVRKGVAFRDAHRIVGNAVAHAISAESDLADLALTTLQQFSPTITDDVFEVLTLEGSVAARDHIGGTAPNQVLAAAGRARERLPAANCDKVV from the coding sequence ATGACCCGAAACCAAAAAACCTGGGGCGGACGTTTTGCCAGTGCGCCGGCGCGCCGCGTTCAAGCCTTCACCGAATCGGTCAGTTTCGACCAGCGGCTCGCCGAAGCCGATATCCGCGGATCTATCGCTCACGCGCGGATGCTCGCCAAGATCGGCGTGCTCGGCGACGATGAGTTCGAATCGATAGCGGCCGGCCTCGCGCGTATCCGCGAGCGCATCGAGCATGACGATTTCGAATGGCACATCGAACTCGAAGATGTGCACATGAACATCGAGTCGGCGTTAACCGACGAGATCGGCGAACTCGGCAAGAAACTGCATACGGCGCGCTCACGCAACGACCAGATCGCCACCGACGTCCGTCTGTGGCTGCGCGACGCGATCGACGAACTCGTCGACAATCTGGACGCGCTCCGGCGAACACTGATCGAGCTCGCCGAGCGCGAAGCGCACACGATTCTGCCGGGATTGACGCATTTGCAGGTTGCACAACCGGTCACGTTCGGGCACCACATGCTGGCCTGGGAAGCCATGCTCGCGCGTGACAGCGAACGCCTGGCCGACGTTCGCGGCCGCGTGAACCGCCTACCGCTAGGATCCGCCGCACTGGCCGGGACAACGTTCGCCATCGACCGTCGCATGGTTGCCGACGAACTCGGATTCGCCGACGTCATCGACAATTCGCTGGATGCGGTCTCCGATCGTGATTTCGCAGTCGAATTTGCCAGCGTAGCGAGCCTAGTCATGACGCACTTGTCGCGCGCTGCTGAAGAAATCGTTATGTGGGTCGCCCCGGCCTGCGGTTTCATTGAATTGCCCGACGCTTACTGCACCGGCTCGTCGATCATGCCGCAGAAGAAAAACCCGGACATCGCCGAGCTCATCCGCGGCAAAACTGGGCGCGCCAACGGCCATCTAACAGCGCTACTGACCGCGTCGAAGGGCCAGCCACTGGCTTACAACCGTGATAATCAAGAAGACAAACAGCCGCTTTTCGATCTCGTCGACACTGTTCACGACTCGGTCTTAGTATTCAACGATATGCTGGCCAACGTTCAGATCAACGCCGACAACTGCCGACTCGCGGCACAGCGCGGCTACGCCACCGCCACGGATCTGGCCGACTATCTGGTGCGCAAGGGCGTGGCGTTTCGCGATGCCCACCGAATCGTTGGCAACGCTGTCGCACACGCGATCTCGGCCGAAAGTGATCTGGCCGATCTGGCGCTGACGACCCTGCAGCAGTTCTCGCCGACAATCACCGATGACGTTTTCGAAGTGCTAACCCTTGAAGGCTCGGTTGCCGCGCGCGATCACATCGGCGGTACCGCACCAAACCAAGTGCTAGCCGCCGCCGGTCGCGCACGCGAGCGCTTGCCGGCTGCCAATTGCGACAAAGTCGTTTGA
- the hemC gene encoding hydroxymethylbilane synthase, with the protein MQRTLRIATRQSQLARWQAELVQQRLQTAWPDLAVELVGLSTQGDRVSDRPLAEVGGKGLFLSELEAALENGDADIAVHSMKDVPAEIPADMALPVVLAPASPLDAFVSNHYATPADLPAGSLIGTASPRRQALFRQLRPDIRVDFVRGNVQTRLAKLDGGDFDAIVLACAGLDRLALDKRIRMRLPPEQCLPAVGQGVLGIEMRADDKQTLARIEPLAEKDTTVRIDAERAVARRLGGNCHLPIAAHGVHDGHHLTLHACVAETDGTRVVADRIDGPIAEAENLGTELADRLLAAGADAILQRLV; encoded by the coding sequence ATGCAACGGACACTGCGTATCGCGACGCGCCAGTCGCAGTTGGCTCGCTGGCAGGCCGAACTGGTCCAGCAACGTCTCCAGACTGCCTGGCCAGACCTGGCTGTGGAATTGGTCGGTTTGAGCACCCAGGGCGACCGGGTCAGTGATCGGCCACTGGCTGAAGTCGGCGGTAAGGGCTTGTTCTTGAGCGAGTTGGAAGCCGCGCTCGAAAACGGTGATGCCGATATCGCAGTGCACTCGATGAAGGATGTGCCGGCCGAAATCCCGGCCGATATGGCGTTGCCGGTTGTTCTGGCGCCGGCCAGTCCGCTCGATGCGTTTGTCTCCAACCACTACGCAACGCCAGCCGATCTGCCGGCTGGTAGCCTCATCGGCACCGCCAGTCCACGGCGACAGGCATTGTTTCGACAATTGCGGCCAGATATACGTGTCGATTTCGTGCGCGGCAATGTCCAGACACGCTTGGCCAAACTGGACGGCGGTGATTTCGATGCGATTGTTCTGGCCTGTGCCGGACTCGATCGATTGGCGCTTGATAAGCGCATTCGGATGCGCTTGCCTCCGGAGCAATGCCTGCCAGCTGTGGGCCAGGGCGTTCTCGGCATCGAAATGCGTGCGGATGACAAACAAACCCTGGCACGGATTGAGCCGTTGGCGGAAAAAGATACCACGGTGCGGATTGACGCCGAGCGTGCGGTCGCGCGTCGACTTGGTGGCAACTGTCATCTACCGATCGCCGCGCACGGTGTCCATGATGGTCATCATTTAACGCTCCACGCCTGCGTGGCTGAGACTGATGGCACCCGTGTAGTCGCGGACCGGATCGATGGGCCGATAGCCGAAGCCGAAAATCTTGGGACCGAACTCGCAGATCGGTTATTGGCCGCGGGCGCAGACGCGATCTTGCAACGATTAGTGTGA
- a CDS encoding uroporphyrinogen-III synthase, translating into MNRHLADRRVWLTRPAGQNAHWANALTEAGAMVHCQPLLTIDQPIDPAAAVDALERAESADWVIASSTNAIDRALSLRPDFAPRGQFVAVGTATAAAFERAFGRRAVYPERFDADALLALPELAEIAGRRIAILAGEGGRTVLKDQLTARAAIVDKIATYRRVACDLSRALVTELVEWSHAVVVTSGDSLANLCRLLDLADIERDRLPELVLPSQRAKSRIDPRRVSMTKCRVLERMDAESLLAALANPSHGH; encoded by the coding sequence GTGAATCGACACCTAGCCGATCGACGTGTGTGGCTGACGCGGCCGGCGGGCCAGAACGCACATTGGGCGAATGCGTTAACCGAAGCCGGCGCGATGGTGCACTGTCAGCCATTGCTGACTATCGACCAGCCGATCGACCCTGCTGCGGCGGTTGATGCGCTCGAACGTGCCGAGTCGGCGGATTGGGTTATCGCCAGCTCGACCAATGCCATCGACCGAGCGCTGAGTCTGAGGCCCGATTTCGCCCCGCGCGGACAGTTCGTCGCCGTAGGGACGGCAACCGCGGCCGCGTTCGAGCGCGCCTTCGGCCGGCGTGCAGTTTATCCTGAACGCTTCGACGCCGATGCGTTGCTCGCATTGCCCGAGTTGGCCGAGATCGCCGGCCGACGAATCGCGATTTTAGCCGGCGAGGGTGGCCGCACCGTGTTAAAAGACCAATTAACGGCGCGCGCTGCCATTGTCGACAAGATCGCGACGTATCGACGTGTCGCATGTGATCTATCGCGAGCACTTGTCACCGAACTCGTCGAATGGTCCCACGCGGTCGTGGTAACCAGCGGTGACTCACTTGCCAATCTCTGTCGTCTGCTGGACTTGGCGGATATCGAGCGTGATCGCCTGCCGGAACTGGTTCTGCCGAGCCAGCGCGCGAAATCCCGAATCGATCCGCGTAGAGTGTCGATGACAAAATGTCGTGTGCTGGAGCGTATGGATGCCGAGTCACTGCTGGCCGCACTTGCTAATCCAAGCCACGGCCATTAA
- a CDS encoding SDR family NAD(P)-dependent oxidoreductase yields the protein MDAVVSSPESAPRARALGATAHIHDLDMADLALERPDYLFYCAPPPRTGNTDTRLAGVIDCLDGSERPTNTVYISTAGVYGDRQGEWVDEDSALMPETGRAKRRVDAETQIRDFDSAARILRAPGIYGPGRLPVAAVRSGAPILTDAEAGWRNRIHIDDLAAVAWRASAADWPSGAVNVSDGHPTPLGAFYDELADMLGVAPVPRISWAEAQQRYSDTRLSFLRESRRLDNRRLLAALGHALFYPDYRDGLAACRPGEVD from the coding sequence GTGGACGCAGTTGTCTCGAGCCCCGAAAGTGCGCCCAGGGCACGCGCGCTCGGTGCGACGGCGCACATCCACGATCTCGATATGGCTGATCTCGCGCTCGAGCGCCCTGATTATCTATTTTATTGCGCGCCGCCACCACGCACCGGTAACACCGACACACGCCTAGCCGGCGTTATCGATTGTCTGGATGGCAGCGAACGGCCGACAAATACGGTCTATATCAGCACTGCTGGTGTTTACGGCGATCGCCAAGGCGAGTGGGTCGACGAAGATAGCGCGCTGATGCCTGAGACCGGACGTGCCAAACGACGCGTGGATGCCGAGACCCAAATTCGGGACTTTGATTCGGCCGCGCGCATCTTGCGCGCACCGGGCATCTACGGTCCGGGACGTCTGCCCGTGGCGGCTGTCCGGTCCGGCGCCCCGATTCTGACCGATGCCGAAGCAGGTTGGCGCAACCGTATTCATATTGATGATCTGGCCGCGGTTGCATGGCGGGCGAGTGCAGCCGACTGGCCGAGTGGTGCTGTCAATGTGAGCGACGGTCATCCGACGCCACTCGGCGCGTTTTATGACGAGCTTGCCGACATGCTGGGCGTGGCGCCGGTCCCACGTATCAGTTGGGCTGAGGCCCAGCAGCGTTACTCCGACACGCGGCTGTCTTTTCTGCGTGAGTCACGGCGGCTTGATAACCGGCGCTTGCTCGCAGCCCTTGGGCACGCGCTCTTCTACCCGGATTATCGAGACGGCCTCGCGGCGTGCCGACCGGGCGAGGTGGATTAG